Genomic segment of Oceanimonas sp. GK1:
TGTGGCCGCTGGTGGAAATCACCACCAGCACGTCGCCGGCCTGGCCCAGGGCTCGTATCTGGCGGGCATAGGCGTCGTCGAAGTGATGATCCACGGCAATGGCACTGATGCTGCTGGTATCCAGGGTCAGGCACATTGCCGGCAGGGCCGGACGTTCGGTTTCATAGCGGTTGATAAGCTCGCTGACAAACAGCTGGGCCAGGGCATTGGAGCCGCCATTGCCGCAGACCAGCAGCTTGTTGCCGTTGAGCAGGCACATCACCATCATCTGCGCCGCGGCCAGAATGTCGTCGGGCAGGGCTTCGGCGGCGGCGATTTTGGTCTGAATGCTTTCGGTAAAGCTGGCTTTGATTTCTTCCTGCATGAGGCTCCTTAAAAGGCGTTGGGTATCCAGTTGAGCTGGTCGCCGTCGCAGGCAACCAGATCGAAACGGCAGGGCTGATGTGCTTCGTTCAGCCCCTTCATGTGCAGATAGCTGAGGGCGGCACGGCGCAGGCGCTGCTGTTTGGTGGTGGTTACCGACACGGCGGCCCCGCCGAAGCGGCGATTCTGGCGATAACGCACCTCCACAAACACCAGGGTTTTTCCCTGGCGCATGATGAGGTCAATTTCGCCCAGTTTGCACTGGTAGTTACGGGCCACCGGCAGCAATCCCTGAGTGCGCAGGTAGTCTTCGGCCCGGCGTTCATACAGGGCGCCATGGGCGCGTTTATTGTGGCCCGGTTTGCTGTTCGATGGAAAGCCAGTCGCCATTGACGTATTCCCTCCATTCCAGGCGGCGCTGTACCACGCCCGCGGGCGATACCGTCAGCTCGCCGGTCAGTCCCGGCACCGCCGGCGCCCCCTGGCGCAGCGCCGGCAGTTGCATCACCACGGCCCTGGCGTCATAGCCCAGGGCAAACAGCCGCAGCCAGGCGGAGCTGGCATCGGGCCAGAGGGCCAGCACCTCCTCCTTCAGCTGGGGCGAGCCGTCAAACATCCAGGGCATGTCCGCCAGCCGTAATCCGGCCAGCTCTCCCATGGGGGCTTCGCCGGCGGGAATGTAGCTGCGGGAGATCACATAGGTGGGCAGGCGGCCGGCCCGGCTGTCCCGCACAAAGTCGAAATAGGGCAGAATAAAGCGGGTTTCGGCGGCGTTGGAGACCATAAACACCGAGTCCGGTGCGCGGGCTTCCGGCACCGCGCCCAAGGGGGTGCCGCCATTCACTGGCAGCCCCGGGCCGGCAGCGGCGGGGCGGCTGCTCAGGGCCCGGCGCACGTCGGCCTCGATGCCGGCCTGGTTGCTGAAATAGGCCAGGATGGCGGGGCGGCCGCTCTGGGCCTGCCACTGACGGTTGAACTCCGCTGCCACCCGGCGACCCAGCTCGTTGGCCGGCGCGAACACCAGCGGCTGCTGGTGGCCGTCGTCCCAGATGCGGCGGGCGGCGTCGGCGGCCTCGCCCTCGGGGGACAGGGAAAAATAATAGAAGCCGGCCAGCTCCGGTTGATAGGCGGGCTGGTTCAGAGCCAGCACCGGAATGGCCGGGTCCTGCTTGAGCAGGGCGTCCACGTTTTCCTTGAGCAGGGGCCCCAGAATAAAGTCGGCGCCGGCCTGCATCACCTGCAGGTAAAGGGCACCCATCTCGGTCCCCTGAGTGTCAAAAAAGCTGACCCGGGCAGACTGGCCCTGACCGGCGCTGAGAATGCCGTTGCGAATGGCTTCGCCCTGCTCGGCCAGGCGGCCGGACAGGGGCAGCAGGACGGCGATGTGACTCGGGTTGAAGTCTTGTTGCTGCGCCACCGCCTGAGTGTCGGGCAGGTAGGCCCGGCCCGGGTGCTCCGGATAGCTGTTGCTCCAGGACTGCAACTGCCAGTTGCGCTGGGCCTCGGGCTGCCCGGTGGCGTTGAGGATGGCCATCAGCCGGAACCAGCCATTGGCCTCGGCGGAATATTGCTCGCTCTGGGCCTGGCGCAGGTTGGCGGCGGGCACCGCGCTCAGCAGCCGGTGAATGCGCTCGCGGTTGTTGCCCTGGGCGGGGCCGGAAAGCAGCTCATGGCGGGCAATCAGGGCCAGGGCGGCTTCCAGCGGCTGTTGCTGTTGCTCGTACAGGTTGGCCTGCAACAGCCACAGGTAGGCCCGGGCGGAGGGGGCAAGGGCTTGAGCGTCGATGCTCTGCAGCCGCTGCAGACCGGCTCCCGGTTGCTGCTCCGTCAGCAGCACGGCGGCGTCGAGCAGAGTGAGCACCGGCTGTTGGGACAGGGAGGCGGCATTGCGCAGGTTGTTGAGCCGGGCTCTGGCGTCGGCGGTGTTGCCCTGCTGCAGCTGGGCGCGGATGGCCAGTACTCGCCAGGCAAAGGCGTCGTCTCCGCTGGCGACCTCGGCCTGGGCCGAATACTGCTCGGCTGCGCGGTCAAGGGGACTGAACATGTCCGGTGCCGGCTCGGGCGTGACGGCGGGCTGCATGAGCCCGGTCCCGCAGGCGGCGAGAACCGATGAAAGCACCAGGGTAAACAGCAGTCGTGTTACACTGGCCCATTGAGTTTGAGTTGCCAATCCCTTATTTCCCATGCTGAGTCATTCTGGTCCTAAGTGTAATCGGGCCGGGACGGTGAAACAATTGCTTGCACAGGAGTCATCATGAACCAGGCCGCCGCCCTTTACATTGTGCCCACCCCCATCGGAAACCTGGGTGACATCAGCCAGCGTGCGCTGGATACCCTGCGCCAGGTGGATGTGATTGCCTGCGAGGACACCCGCCATACCGGCAAACTGCTGTCCCATTATCAGATTGGCACCCCTACCTGGGCGCTGCACGACCATAACGAGCAGCACAAGGCGGAGCAGCTGGTGAACCGGTTGCTGGACGGTAAGAGCATCGCCTTGGTGTCGGATGCGGGCACGCCGCTGATCAGCGACCCCGGTTATCACCTGGTCAACCGCTGTCGCGAGGCTGGCATTCAGGTGGTGGCGCTGCCCGGCCCCTGTGCCGCGGTCACCGCGCTGTCGGCGGCCGGCCTGCCCACGGATCGTTTTGTGTTCGAAGGCTTTTTGCCCGCCAAGGACAAGGCCCGTCACGACAAGCTGGAAAGCCTGAAGGACGAGCCCAGAACCATGGTGTTTTACGAATCCCCCCGGCGTCTGCTGGATACAGTGGCGGCGCTGGTTGAAGTGATGGGCGAAGAGCGCCGGCTGGTGGTGGCCCGGGAGCTGACCAAGGCCTTTGAAACCATTCACGGCCTGCCGGCAGGCGAGATGCTCGACTGGCTGAAGGAAGACGCCAACCGCTGCCGGGGCGAAATTGTGCTGATGGTGGCCGGACACAAGGCGGACGCCGATGCCCTGCCGGTGCCGGCGCTGAAAACCCTGGCCCTGCTCAGCGCCGATCTGGGGCTGAAAAAGGCCTCGGCCCTGACTGCCGAGATCCACGGCTTGAAGAAGAACGCCCTGTACAAATACGGGCTGGAAGCCGGCTTATAATCCGATGTGAAGATCGTCTGCCACAGCGCATAACGTCGACCAAAGGGCCTGCTTCTCGACACGCTTCGAGCACCTCCTTGTGTCGCTCGGCAAATGCATCTGACCGCCAGGGATGGCGGGAATGCCGAAAATGCAGGAGCAATTTTTCGGCCCCTGCATTTGATCGGTCGTGAAGCAGCTCCCTTTGCCCTCCTGTTGGTAATCTGAGCTGATTGCCGGGTTAAACTCTGAATTGCCCCAGCCGCAGTTCCTGCTGTTCCACCTGTTGCTCCATGATGGCACACTGTGCCACCTGATGGCGGGCGCCATCCGCCACTGCCTGGCCGTGATCACGAATGTTGGTGGTGTTGCGGTTGATCTCCTCGCTGGTGGCGCTTTGCTGCTCGGCGGCGGTCACGATCTGCAGGTTCATGTCGTCGATACGCGTCATGGCCTCACGAATGCGGGTCAGTAGCGCGTTGGCGGCGCCCGCTTCTTCCGCGGTGCGGCTGGCGGCGTCACGGCTTCGGTGTATGCGCGACTCGGCCAGGCTCACGCCCTGCTGCAGGCGCTCAATCATCTGGCGAATTTCCTGAGTGGACGCCTGGGTGCGCGAGGCCAGGGAGCGCACTTCGTCGGCCACCACCGCAAAGCCCCGGCCCGACTCACCGGCCCGGGCCGCCTCGATGGCGGCATTGAGCGCCAGCAGGTTGGTCTGCTCGGCAATGCCGGTGATCACCGACAGAATGGATTCTATCTGGCCGCTGAGCTGGCTCAGCTCGTTGATGGCCAGGCTGGTTTCGTCCATGTCCTCGGCCAGCCGGCGAATGGCGCTGGTGGACGATGACACCACGCTCACGCCGTCTTCGGTTTCCCGGCTGGCGTCGGTGGCCGCCTGGGCCGCGTGCTGGGCGTGGCGGGCCACGTCTTCGGCCGTGACCGTCATTTCCTGCATGGCGGTGGCCAGCTGATCCAACTCCCGTAATTGCTCCTGCAGCCGGCCGGCGGCCTGCTCGGCTTCCCGAGTGGTATGGCTGGCGCTGGCTTTTACCTGCTGCGAACTGCCCTTGACCTCGCCGATCAGGGTTTGTAAGTGCTGCAGCAGGCCGTTGAATTCCTGCTCTACCTGAGTGATTTCGTCATTTCCCCGGGCCGGCAGCCGCCGGGTCAGATCCCCTTCGCCCTGGTTGATCTCCTTCAGTGACTGGTGCAACTGCACCAGCGGGCGCAGCAGATGACGCACCAGAAAGCCCAACAGCAGCAGGCTAAGGGCCACACCGATAAAGGTACCTATTGCTGCCCGGCGGTTAAGGTTGTCAACCTCGCTCATCACAGTATCCCGATCCAGTACCACGCCGATATACCAGTCCATGCCGCTGAGGCCGTTCAGGGGCGTAAAGGACACCAGCAGGTCGGCCTCGTTACCGCTTATCTCGGTCAGGGTGGCTTCCAGGGCCGGGGTTTTGCCGTTAAACAAGGTGCTCAGCGGCTGGCCGTTAAGGGCGGCATCGGGATGGGAAATGATATTGCCCTTGCCGCTCAGCAGAAAGGCATAGCCTGCCTGGTTGAAGTCGAGGGTATTGAGGGCGTCGGAAATCACGCCAAGGTGAATGTCGCCGCCAAAGGCGCCGCGGAATTCCCCCTGCTGAGTGAATTTGGTTACGGCGGAGATCATCAGCTCGCCGCTGCTGGCGATCACATAGGGCTCGGTCAGCACCGCTCGCGGGGCCAGCCGGGCCTGGTCATACCAGGGACGCTGGCGGGCATCCCAGTCGGCCGGCGGGTTCCAACTGGCGTCGTTGGTAATGGCCCGTCCGCCGGTGCTCTCCAGTCCGCCGAACATGGAGTCGAACTGTTCCACCAGCACAGGATCGGTAAAGGCGGCATTGATCTCGCCGTTGTCAAACCGGCGATCCAGCTGCTGGGCGGTGAGATCGATCAGCTGCAGCTTGCCGTTGAGCCAGCCGGTGATCTGGCGGGCCAGGGTGTCGCTGGTTTCCATGATGCCGGCCCGGGTTTGCGCCATCAGGGCGGCGCGCATCTGGGTGGCCTGCAGTACCGACAGCACCCCTGTGGTTAAAAACAGCACGGCCGCCGCCGCCCAGCCGACCTTGTGGGCAATCTTCATGGTCATCGTCCTTGATGGGTTCCGAAAGAGAATGCTCAATAATAAAGCGCTTCAGGTCGTGGCCCCAGAGCTTGTCTCGGTAATTCGTCAAAATGAGATCCCGGCCACTGTTTAGCCTGCAGAAGGTGCAATTTGAATGGGACTGGCGCCCGGCGCCGGCCTGGGGTACACTGCGCGCCGAGCTGGCCGGACAATCGCTGCCTCGTCGTGGTGCCTTTGGCAGACGGGCGAGGGGGAGGAAAGTCCGGGCTCCACAGGGCAGGGTGCCAGGTAACGCCTGGGGGGCGTGAGCCCACGACCAGTGCAGCAGAGAGCAGACCGCCGATGGCCTTCGGGCACAGGTAAGGGTGAAAGGGTGCGGTAAGAGCGCACCGCGCGGCTGGTAACAGTCCGTGGCACGGTAAACTCCACCCGGAGCAAGACCAAATAGGCCTCCTACAGGCGCGGCCCGCGCTGGAGGCGGGTAGGTTGCTGGAGCCGGCGAGCGATTGCCGGCCTAGAGGAATGATTGTCAATCGGGCTTGCCCGATACAGAACCCGGCTTACAGGCCAGCTCACCTTATTTATCCACAACGCAGCCATCAGGCTGCGTTGTTTCGTTATGCCACCGGCTTCCGCGTATTTTTTCTTTGTCTCTCGCCTTTTCACGGCAAATCGCCGTTGGTGTTTTTAAACAGAGTCGTCAACAGCGCCCTTTGTCGTGAGCAACTATTTCCTTGCTTGAAATGCCGGTATTCGCTCCTTACACTTGGTGCGGTGGGAAAAAGTGGATCTTTGTGGAACAAAGTAGAATTTCAGGGACTCTGAATGTTGCGCGGTGCCCATGCCATCAGCCTGGACAGCAAGGGGCGGCTGGCCATACCAACCCGATATCGTGAGCCGTTGCGTGATGAATGCGATGGCTTGCTGGTATGCACTATCGACATCAGCCACCCCTGTCTGTTGCTTTACCCGCTGAACGAGTGGGAGCTGGTAGAGAAAACCCTGCGCAGCCTGTCGAGTACTCATCCCCAGGAGCGGCGCCTGCAGCGGCTGTTACTGGGGCATGCCGCCGAGTGTGAACTGGATGGCAACGGCCGTTTTCTGGTGCCGGCGCCCCTTCGGTTGCACGCGGGGCTGGATAAAAAAATCATGCTGGTAGGGCAGCTTAATCGTTTCGAAATCTGGAGCGAGCCCCGCTGGCAACAACAAATAAACGATGATTTGCAGGCGCTTCCCGAGGAAGGCTGGGACTCATCGGAACGATTGCGGGACTTTTCGCTATAACAATGAGTGAACAACAGGCACACATTACCGTTCTGCTGGAAGAAGCAGTGGCCGGTCTGAATATTCGTCCCGACGGCATCTATGTCGACGGCACCTTTGGCCGGGGCGGCCACTCGCGCCATATTCTGTCGAAACTGGGCCCGAATGGCCGCTTGCTGGCCATCGACCGGGATCCGGCGGCCATTGCCGTCGCCGAGCAAATTCATGACTCCCGTTTTCAAATACTGCACGGCCCTTTTTCCGGTCTGGCCGCCATGATGGAGGCCGAGGGCCTGACCGGCAAGGTGGACGGCGTGCTGCTCGACCTGGGGGTGTCTTCGCCCCAGCTGGATGAAGCCGAGCGGGGGTTCAGCTTTCAGAAGGACGGCCCCCTCGACATGCGCATGGATCCCGGCAGCGGCCAGAGTGCCGCCGACTGGCTCAACCATGCCGATATGGACGACATCGCCTGGGTGCTGAAAACCTTTGGCGAAGAGCGCCATGCCCGCAAGATTGCCCGGGCCATCGTACACGACCGGCAGACTACGCCCTGGAGCCGAACCCGCCAGCTGGCGGAGATGATCGCCCGGGTCAACCCCAGCAAGGAAAAGAACAAGCACGCCGCCACCCGCAGCTTTCAGGCCATTCGCATCTACATCAACAGCGAGCTGGACGAGATCGAGCAGGCACTGAATGGCGCCCTGACGGTGCTGGCCCCCGGCGGCCGGTTGTCGGTCATCAGTTTCCATTCCCTGGAGGACCGTCTGGTCAAACATTTCATTCGCAAGCAGGAAAAAGGCCCTGAAGTGCCGCCCGGACTGCCCCTGACCGAGGCCCAGCTGGCCGGTGGCCGGCTGCTGAAAAGCGTGGGCAAGGCGCAAAAGCCGTCGCCCGAGGAAGTGGCCGCCAACCCGCGGGCGCGCAGCTCGGTGCTGCGGGTGGCCGAGCGGCTGGAGACCTCGGCGTAATGGAAAGCCGCATCAACCTGGCCCGGGAAATCGGGCGGGATCTGTGGCGTTACAAATGGCTGCTGGGGCTGGCCATGATCACCGTGGTGTCGGCCATGACGGTGATCGTGGTGACCCACAGTACCCGTCAAAAAACCAGTGAATACAACGAGCTGATGGCCGAGCAGGACAAGCTCGACATCGAATGGCGCAACCTGCTGCTGGAGCAGAACACCCTGATGGAGCACAGCCGCATCGAGGCCCTGGCCCGGGAAAAACTGGGCATGAAGCGGCCCGAGCCGGGCAAGGAAAAACTGGTGATGCAACCATGAGCTGGCGCAAAAAACAGAAAAAGGAGCCGATGCTGGCCCGCGGGCGGTTTTATTTTACCTGCGGCGTGATCCTGCTGGCCTTTTTTGCGTTGTTCGCCCGGGCCGCCTGGATCCAGGTGATCTCGCCGGATCGGCTGCGTCAGGAGGGGGATCTGCGCTCCCTGCGCTCCACGGCGGTCAGTAATGCTTCACGGGGCATGATCATGGATCGCAACGGCGAAGAGCTGGCGGTGTCGGTGCCGGTGCAGGCGGTGTGGGCGGATCCCAAGCAGATCCATGCCGAACAGAGCCTTAACAAGCAGCAGGCCTGGCAGGCGCTGGCGGAAGTGCTGGGCGTGCCCCACGACACCCTGCTGGCCCGCGTGCAGGACCCCAAGCGCCGCTTTGTGTATCTGCAGCGCCAGGTCACCCCGGCGGTGGCCGACTACATTCGCAAGCTGCGCCTGCCCGGGGTGCACCTGCGTCCGGAAGAGCGGCGCTTTTATCCCACCGGCGAGATCAACGCCCACCTGGTGGGCATGACCAATATCGACGGCGCCGGCATCGAGGGCATAGAGCGGGCCTTCAACGACTGGCTTACCGCCCAGCCCGGTGAACGCAAGGTACGCAAGGATCGCCTGGGCCGAGTGATTGAGGATCTGGGGGTGGTGGCACAAGCCCGGGAAGCGAACCACATCGAACTGACCATCGACCAGCGGGTGCAGGCCCTGGCCTACCGCTCCCTCAAACGCGCCTTTGAATACCACAGGGCCACCTCGGCCTCGCTGGTGATGCTGGATGTAAAAACCGGTGAGGTGCTGGCCATGGTCAACGCGCCTTCGTTCAACCCCAACAACCGCAGCCAGTACCAGAGCTTTCGCGCCCGCAACCGGGCGGTGACCGACACCTATGAGCCGGGCTCCACCCTCAAGCCGATGATAGTGGTTAGCGCCCTGGAAAACGGCGTGGTGCAAGCCGACTCCATCATCGACACCAGCCCGGGCTGGATGCGGCTGGGGGGCAAACGGGTGGCGGATACCCGCAACCTGGGCAAAATCACCGTGGAAACCGTGCTGCAGCGCTCGTCCAACATGGGCATGGTGCGCATGGCGATGGAAGAAACCCCGGATCAGCTGCTCGACACCCTGTATCGCTTTGGCCTGGGCATCGACTCGGGCATGGGGCTGGTGGGCGAGAGTACCGGCCTGGTGCCCCAGCGCCGGCGCTGGTCCGACATCGAGCAGGCCACGTTGTCGTTTGGCTACGGCGTGACCGTCACCCCACTGCAGCTGGCCCAGGCCTATGCCATTCTGGCCAACGGCGGCGAGCGCCATCCGCTGACCATCATCAAACGCAATCAGCCCGCCAGCGGCGAGCAGGTGATCCCCCGCCGCCATGCCGAGGCGGTACTGAACATGCTGGAAAGCGTGGTACGCCCCGGCGGCACCGCCACCAACGCCGCCATTGCCGGCTACCGGGTGGGCGGCAAGACCGGCACCTCGCGCAAGGCCATCGCCGGCGGTTACGGCAGCGATTACGTGGGCCTCTTTGCCGGCGTGGCGCCGCTCAGCGATCCGCGCCTGGCCATGGTGGTGGTGATCAACGAACCCCAGGGCGATCAGTATTACGGCGGTCAGGTGGCGGCCCCGGTGTTTGCCGAGGTGATGAGTGGTGCCCTGCAACTGCTCAACATTCGCCCCGATGCGGCCACCGAAGAACAATTCCAGCTGGCAGGACAGGAGGCAGCCGTTGTCCCTCACACTTAGAGAGCTGGCGATTCCCCTGGGCCACGCGGCCCCGGCCATCGCCATTGAGCACATCACCCTCGACAGCCGGGCGGTCACCCCCGGCTGCCTGTTTATTGCCGTTAAAGGCCATCAGACCGACGGTCGTCAGTTTATCGGCAGTGCCCTGGAGCGGGGTGCTTCGGCGGTGATCTATCAGGCCGACACCCCCGAAGCGGCCGGCCTGGATGCCCAGGACCACCGCCTGCTGGGCGTGTACCGGCTGCCGGAGCAGCTGTCGCGGCTGGCCGGTGCCTTTTATGGCGACCCGTCGCGGCAACTGCAACTGGTGGGGGTGACCGGTACCAACGGCAAAAGCACCGTCTCCCAGCTGATCGCCCACTGGAGCCAGTTGCTGGGCACCACCACCGGCGTGATGGGTACCCTGGGCAACGGCTTGTGCGGCCGGCTTCGGCCTGCCGTCAACACCACCGGCTCGGCGCTGGAGGTGCAGGCCGAGCTGGCGGCCATGCTCGACGCCGGTGCGCGCAGAGTGGCGATGGAGGTGTCTTCCCACGGCCTGCATCAGCACCGAGTGGCCGCGCTGGATTTTGACGTAGCGGTGTTCACCAACCTGAGCCGGGATCATCTGGATTACCACGGCACCATGGCGGAATACGGTGAGGTCAAGCGCGGCCTGTTCGAACTGTGCCGCCAGGGCCGGGTGATCAACGCCGATGACGTTCACGGCCGGCGCTGGCTGGCTCATTACCCCGACGCCGTGGCCTACAGCCTGCACGGCCGAATGGCGGATTTTCCCGGCCGCCAGCTGGTGGCGGAAACGGTGCATTTTTATGGTGACGGGGTGAAAGTGACCATTAACTCCGACTGGGGGAATGGTGTATTATCCGCCCCCCTGATCGGCCGTTTCAATGTCGCCAATCTGCTGGCGGCCATGGGGGCGTTATTGGTGCTTGGTGAGTCCTTCGAGCGACTGCTGGAAACCGCCCCCAAACTGGTGGGGGTGGCCGGGCGCATGGAGCCCTTTACCGCCCCCGGCAAGCCGCTGGTGGTGGTGGACTATGCCCACACCCCGGATGCCCTGGAGCAGGTGCTACAGGCGCTGCGTCTGCACTGCCGGGGCCGGCTGTGGTGCCTGGTGGGCTGCGGCGGCGATCGGGACAGGGGCAAGCGGCCGCTGATGGCGGCGGCGGGGGAAAATGGCGCCGACGAGCTGATCCTGACCGACGACAACCCCCGCACCGAGTCACCGGCGGCCATTATCTCCGATATGCAGGCCGGACTCAGTGCACCGAATACCGCCAGGGTGATTCACTCCCGGGCCGAGGCCATTGCCTATGCCGTGGGCGCAGCGAACGAGCAGGACATTATTTTGGTAGCAGGCAAGGGCCATGAGGATTATCAGATAGTGGGTACACAGACCTTACATTACAGCGATCGGGAAACCGTGGCCGCCGCGCTGGCCGCCGCGCTGGGAGCAGACCGGTGATTGCCATTTCCCTGAGCCGGCTGGCCGAGGCCTCCGGCGGCGAGCTGCGCGGGAGTGACCGCGATATTCTGGCGGTGTCCACCGACAGCCGTCAGCCCATGGATGAGGGCTGCCTGTTTGTGGCCTTGTCCGGTGAGCGTTTCGACGCTCACGACTTTGCCGCCCAGGCGGTGGCGCAGGGGGCGGCCGCCCTGTTGGTGGAGCGCTGGCTGGATTCCGAACTGCCCCAGATCCGGGTGGCCGACACCCGGCTGGCGCTGGGGGTGCTCGGCGGCCTGGTGCGTGAGCAAAGTGGTGCCCGGGTGCTGGCCATTACCGGCAGCTGCGGCAAGACCACGGTGAAGGAAATGGCCGCCAGCATACTGCGCCAGAAGGGCGAGGTGCTGGCCACCAGAGGCAACCTCAATAACGAAATCGGGGTGCCCCTGACTCTGTGCGAGCTGACCCACGACACCGACTACGCGGTGATCGAGCTCGGCGCCAACCACATCGGTGAAATTGCCTGGACCAGTTCGCTGGCAAAGCCCCATGTGGCACTGATTAACAACGTGGAAGCTTCACACCTGGAAGGGTTCGGCTCCCTGGAGGGCATCGCTCAGGCCAAGGGAGAAATCTACAGCGGTCTGGTTCCCGGTGGCGTGGCCATTGCCAACGGCGACAGTCCCTTTTGCAGCCTGTGGAAACAGCAGGTGGAACTGATGTATTTCGGCGACCGGCGCGACTACCAGGCCCGCCAGGTGACCCTGGATGGCGCCGGCTGCGCCCGGTTCCGGCTGCTGACGCCTAAGGGCGAGGTAGAGGTGCAGTTGCCGGTGCCCGGCAGGCACAATGTGGCCAATGCCCTGGCTGCCGCCGCCGGTACCGAGCAGCTCGGCGCCAGCCTGGAGGAGATTGCGACCGGTCTTGCCGCCTTTAACCAGGCCAAAGGCCGGCTGCAGGTCTGGATGCGACCCGGGCTGACGGTGCTGGATGATACCTATAACGCCAGCGTCGCGTCGGTACTGGCGGGGCTCGATACCCTGGCCAGCCTGCCCGGGTATCGTATTTTTGTGTTCGGCGACATGGCCGAGCTCGGCGATTACAGCCGCGACATGCACATCAAGGTGGGCGAGCATGCCCGCCAGCTCGGCATTGATGCGGTGCTCACCGTGGGCCGTGACAGCAAGGACACGGCCACGGCGGCCCAGGGCCGTCATTTCGACAACAAGCAACAACTGTGGCCGGCGCTGAAAGCGGCGCTGGCTGCCCACAACAAGGTGGTGGTTTTGGTCAAGGGTGCACGCAGTGCCCGGATGGAACAGCTGGTCCGGGCCATTCAGGAGGGAGAGCTATGCTAGTCTGGCTGGCGGAATGGCTGACTCCCCATTTCGGTTTTTTCAACGTCTTTTCCTACCTCACCTTCAGGGCCATCATCTCCATCCTGACCGGCCTGCTGGTCTCCCTGTGGATTGGCCCCCGGCTGATCCGCCGGCTGCAGCAACTGCAGATTGGCCAGGTGGTGCGCAACGACGGTCCCGAGTCCCACTTCAGCAAGGCTGGCACTCCCACCATGGGCGGTCTGATGATCCTGATCGCCATCTTTGTATCGGTGCTGCTGTGGGCCCGGCTGTCCAACCCCTATGTGTGGGTGGTGCTGTTCGTGCTGGGCGCCTTTGGCGCCATCGGCTTTGTGGATGACTACCGCAAGGTGGTGCGCAAGAACACCGACGGCCTGATTGCCCGCTGGAAGTATTTCTGGCAGTCGGCGGCGGCATTGGCGGCGGCGGGCTTTGTGTACTGGATTGCCAAGGATCCGGCCCAGACCCAGTTGGTGGTGCCCTTCTTTAAGGACGTCATGCCCCAGCTTGGCCTGTTCTTTATCGTGCTCAGCTACTTCGTGATCGTCGGCTCCAGCAATGCGGTCAACCTGACCGATGGCCTCGACGGCCTGGCCATCATGCCCACCGTCATGGTGGCGGCGGGCTTTGCGCTGGTGGCCTGGGCCACCGGTAACGTCAATTTCGCCGAGTACCTGCACATTCCGTACGTGGCTCATGCCGGCGAGCTGACCGTGGTGTGCACCGCCATTGTCGGTGCCGGCCTCGGCTTTTTGTGGTTCAACACCTTTCCCGCCCAGGTGTTTATGGGGGATGTGGGTTCACTGGCTCTGGGAGCGACCCTGGGCGTGATTGCCGTGCTGGTGCGCCAGGAATTCCTGCTGGTGATCATGGGC
This window contains:
- the rsmH gene encoding 16S rRNA (cytosine(1402)-N(4))-methyltransferase RsmH; protein product: MSEQQAHITVLLEEAVAGLNIRPDGIYVDGTFGRGGHSRHILSKLGPNGRLLAIDRDPAAIAVAEQIHDSRFQILHGPFSGLAAMMEAEGLTGKVDGVLLDLGVSSPQLDEAERGFSFQKDGPLDMRMDPGSGQSAADWLNHADMDDIAWVLKTFGEERHARKIARAIVHDRQTTPWSRTRQLAEMIARVNPSKEKNKHAATRSFQAIRIYINSELDEIEQALNGALTVLAPGGRLSVISFHSLEDRLVKHFIRKQEKGPEVPPGLPLTEAQLAGGRLLKSVGKAQKPSPEEVAANPRARSSVLRVAERLETSA
- a CDS encoding peptidoglycan glycosyltransferase FtsI, with translation MSWRKKQKKEPMLARGRFYFTCGVILLAFFALFARAAWIQVISPDRLRQEGDLRSLRSTAVSNASRGMIMDRNGEELAVSVPVQAVWADPKQIHAEQSLNKQQAWQALAEVLGVPHDTLLARVQDPKRRFVYLQRQVTPAVADYIRKLRLPGVHLRPEERRFYPTGEINAHLVGMTNIDGAGIEGIERAFNDWLTAQPGERKVRKDRLGRVIEDLGVVAQAREANHIELTIDQRVQALAYRSLKRAFEYHRATSASLVMLDVKTGEVLAMVNAPSFNPNNRSQYQSFRARNRAVTDTYEPGSTLKPMIVVSALENGVVQADSIIDTSPGWMRLGGKRVADTRNLGKITVETVLQRSSNMGMVRMAMEETPDQLLDTLYRFGLGIDSGMGLVGESTGLVPQRRRWSDIEQATLSFGYGVTVTPLQLAQAYAILANGGERHPLTIIKRNQPASGEQVIPRRHAEAVLNMLESVVRPGGTATNAAIAGYRVGGKTGTSRKAIAGGYGSDYVGLFAGVAPLSDPRLAMVVVINEPQGDQYYGGQVAAPVFAEVMSGALQLLNIRPDAATEEQFQLAGQEAAVVPHT
- the murF gene encoding UDP-N-acetylmuramoyl-tripeptide--D-alanyl-D-alanine ligase; translated protein: MIAISLSRLAEASGGELRGSDRDILAVSTDSRQPMDEGCLFVALSGERFDAHDFAAQAVAQGAAALLVERWLDSELPQIRVADTRLALGVLGGLVREQSGARVLAITGSCGKTTVKEMAASILRQKGEVLATRGNLNNEIGVPLTLCELTHDTDYAVIELGANHIGEIAWTSSLAKPHVALINNVEASHLEGFGSLEGIAQAKGEIYSGLVPGGVAIANGDSPFCSLWKQQVELMYFGDRRDYQARQVTLDGAGCARFRLLTPKGEVEVQLPVPGRHNVANALAAAAGTEQLGASLEEIATGLAAFNQAKGRLQVWMRPGLTVLDDTYNASVASVLAGLDTLASLPGYRIFVFGDMAELGDYSRDMHIKVGEHARQLGIDAVLTVGRDSKDTATAAQGRHFDNKQQLWPALKAALAAHNKVVVLVKGARSARMEQLVRAIQEGELC
- the ftsL gene encoding cell division protein FtsL, translated to MESRINLAREIGRDLWRYKWLLGLAMITVVSAMTVIVVTHSTRQKTSEYNELMAEQDKLDIEWRNLLLEQNTLMEHSRIEALAREKLGMKRPEPGKEKLVMQP
- the murE gene encoding UDP-N-acetylmuramoyl-L-alanyl-D-glutamate--2,6-diaminopimelate ligase yields the protein MSLTLRELAIPLGHAAPAIAIEHITLDSRAVTPGCLFIAVKGHQTDGRQFIGSALERGASAVIYQADTPEAAGLDAQDHRLLGVYRLPEQLSRLAGAFYGDPSRQLQLVGVTGTNGKSTVSQLIAHWSQLLGTTTGVMGTLGNGLCGRLRPAVNTTGSALEVQAELAAMLDAGARRVAMEVSSHGLHQHRVAALDFDVAVFTNLSRDHLDYHGTMAEYGEVKRGLFELCRQGRVINADDVHGRRWLAHYPDAVAYSLHGRMADFPGRQLVAETVHFYGDGVKVTINSDWGNGVLSAPLIGRFNVANLLAAMGALLVLGESFERLLETAPKLVGVAGRMEPFTAPGKPLVVVDYAHTPDALEQVLQALRLHCRGRLWCLVGCGGDRDRGKRPLMAAAGENGADELILTDDNPRTESPAAIISDMQAGLSAPNTARVIHSRAEAIAYAVGAANEQDIILVAGKGHEDYQIVGTQTLHYSDRETVAAALAAALGADR